A section of the Delphinus delphis chromosome 1, mDelDel1.2, whole genome shotgun sequence genome encodes:
- the MRPS21 gene encoding small ribosomal subunit protein bS21m yields MAKHLKFIARTVMVQEGNVEGAYRTLNRILTMDGLIEDIKRRRYYEKPCRRRQRESYETCRRIYNMEMARKINFLMRKNRADPWQGC; encoded by the exons ATGGCAAAACATCTGAAGTTCATTGCCAGAACTGTGATGGTACAGGAAGGGAATGTGGAAGGTGCATACAGGACCCTAAACAG AATCCTTACCATGGATGGGCTCATTGAGGACATAAAGCGACGGCGATACTACGAGAAGCCTTGCCGCCGGCGACAGAGGGAAAGCTATGAAACCTGCCGGCGAATCTACAACATGGAAATGGCTCGCAAGATCAACTTCTTGATGCGAAAGAATCGGGCGGATCCGTGGCAGGGCTGCTGA